A genomic segment from Bombus affinis isolate iyBomAffi1 chromosome 13, iyBomAffi1.2, whole genome shotgun sequence encodes:
- the LOC126923595 gene encoding nucleoporin p58/p45 isoform X1 — MSTFTFGTPTTSSNTSFGFGQKPATGFNVTSTPFGSSTSAPTLTFGAPSTPATTTGLNFGFNSTPATAAQTQSTGLLLGSNTTTTTTASSLFPAPTTSAPLFGGLSFGTPATTSALTFGAPSATATTGNVTFGAPTTTTSLFGSGNLLGSKLATSGTTTTTSTTNKGLGGLDVSSSNKGFSQANTNPTAAKENIWPPELLQTIEKFKEFVKEQKVLSSDIARGSARPLNRCAEDTASLMELLTTLAGSVQRDRSAADKLKQDTAKALQSSEVAQRTHDTPPGLQYENNAPLLFFMELADSFEHDLLLFRSQIETTEKHIQTMMTPKTLTPQELTMAMSKLHESLVAVAGKLQGVHSKVQQQKEQYLNFRKYVLKDNTNVFEDIKPDGKISRSSIGKITSGPTPFGPGNKSFLSSTALNSNRLGSYETRNPLVWGNTIPTSSATNITLSSSLKPPTASLTFNTPPNLTTPLPMSESNSSFQLQKPPIGNKRGKH; from the exons ATGTCAACGTTTACTTTTGGAACACCTACAACTTCGAGCAACACAAGTTTTGGATTTGGACAAAA ACCTGCAACAGGTTTTAATGTAACTAGTACACCTTTTGGTTCAAGTACTTCAGCACCAACATTAACCTTTGGAGCTCCATCCACACCGGCAACAACAACTGGGCTTAATTTTGGATTTAATAGTACACCTGCAACTGCTGCACAGACACAATCGACCGGTTTACTTTTAGGATCAAATACAACTACTACAACTACTGCGAGCAGTTTATTTCCAGCTCCAACTACGTCTGCGCCATTATTTGGTGGACTTTCTTTTGGCACACCAGCAACAACTTCTGCGTTAACATTTGGTGCTCCATCTGCTACAGCTACAACTGGAAATGTTACCTTTGGTGCACCTACTACGACAA CATCGCTTTTTGGTAGTGGTAATTTATTAGGATCAAAATTAGCTACTAGTGGTACTACAACTACCACAAGCACTACCAATAAAGGACTAGGGGGATTAGATGTATCATCAAGTAATAAAGGATTTTCACAAGCAAATACTAATCCAACTGctgctaaagaaaatatttggcCACCGGAATTATTACAGACAATAGAGAAATTCAA AGAGTTTGTGAAAGAACAAAAGGTATTGTCTTCGGATATAGCAAGGGGCTCTGCAAGACCATTAAATCGATGTGCGGAAGATACAGCATCATTGATGGAACTTTTAACAACATTAGCTGGATCAGTTCAACGAGATCGTTCTGCTGCTGATAAGTTGAAACAAGACACAGCAAAAGCATTACAAAGTTCTGAAGTAGCTCAAAGAACGCATGATACTCCACCAGGattacaatatgaaaataatgcaccattattattttttatggaATTGGCTGATAGCTTTGAACATGATTTACTGTTATTTAGATCTCAAATTGAAACAACAGAAAAACATATACAGACAATGATGACTCCAAAGACTTTAACTCCACAAG AATTAACGATGGCTATGAGTAAACTTCACGAATctcttgttgctgttgctggtAAATTGCAAGGTGTACATTCGAAAGTACAACAACAAAAGGAACAGTATTTAAACTTTAGAAAATACGTTTTAAAAGATAATACAAACGTTTTTGAAGATATTAAACCAGATGGAAAAATATCTCGAAGTAGTATTGGAAAAATTACGAGTGGTCCTACACCATTTGGTCCAG GAAATAAAAGTTTCCTTTCATCAACAGCACTAAATTCTAACAGACTAGGAAGTTATGAAACACGAAATCCATTAg TTTGGGGAAATACAATACCAACATCATCTGCTACTAACATTACTCTAAGTTCGTCATTGAAACCACCAACAGCAAGTTTGACCTTTAATACTCCGCCAAATCTTACTACACCTTTACCAATGAGTGAATCAAACTCGAGTTTTCAACTTCAGAAACCTCCTATTGGTAATAAAAGAGGAAAACATTAA
- the LOC126923595 gene encoding nucleoporin p58/p45 isoform X4: MSTFTFGTPTTSSNTSFGFGQKPATGFNVTSTPFGSSTSAPTLTFGAPSTPATTTGLNFGFNSTPATAAQTQSTGLLLGSNTTTTTTASSLFPAPTTSAPLFGGLSFGTPATTSALTFGAPSATATTGNVTFGAPTTTTSLFGSGNLLGSKLATSGTTTTTSTTNKGLGGLDVSSSNKGFSQANTNPTAAKENIWPPELLQTIEKFKEFVKEQKVLSSDIARGSARPLNRCAEDTASLMELLTTLAGSVQRDRSAADKLKQDTAKALQSSEVAQRTHDTPPGLQYENNAPLLFFMELADSFEHDLLLFRSQIETTEKHIQTMMTPKTLTPQELTMAMSKLHESLVAVAGKLQGVHSKVQQQKEQYLNFRKYVLKDNTNVFEDIKPDGKISRSSIGKITSGPTPFGPGNKSFLSSTALNSNRLGSYETRNPLGKE; encoded by the exons ATGTCAACGTTTACTTTTGGAACACCTACAACTTCGAGCAACACAAGTTTTGGATTTGGACAAAA ACCTGCAACAGGTTTTAATGTAACTAGTACACCTTTTGGTTCAAGTACTTCAGCACCAACATTAACCTTTGGAGCTCCATCCACACCGGCAACAACAACTGGGCTTAATTTTGGATTTAATAGTACACCTGCAACTGCTGCACAGACACAATCGACCGGTTTACTTTTAGGATCAAATACAACTACTACAACTACTGCGAGCAGTTTATTTCCAGCTCCAACTACGTCTGCGCCATTATTTGGTGGACTTTCTTTTGGCACACCAGCAACAACTTCTGCGTTAACATTTGGTGCTCCATCTGCTACAGCTACAACTGGAAATGTTACCTTTGGTGCACCTACTACGACAA CATCGCTTTTTGGTAGTGGTAATTTATTAGGATCAAAATTAGCTACTAGTGGTACTACAACTACCACAAGCACTACCAATAAAGGACTAGGGGGATTAGATGTATCATCAAGTAATAAAGGATTTTCACAAGCAAATACTAATCCAACTGctgctaaagaaaatatttggcCACCGGAATTATTACAGACAATAGAGAAATTCAA AGAGTTTGTGAAAGAACAAAAGGTATTGTCTTCGGATATAGCAAGGGGCTCTGCAAGACCATTAAATCGATGTGCGGAAGATACAGCATCATTGATGGAACTTTTAACAACATTAGCTGGATCAGTTCAACGAGATCGTTCTGCTGCTGATAAGTTGAAACAAGACACAGCAAAAGCATTACAAAGTTCTGAAGTAGCTCAAAGAACGCATGATACTCCACCAGGattacaatatgaaaataatgcaccattattattttttatggaATTGGCTGATAGCTTTGAACATGATTTACTGTTATTTAGATCTCAAATTGAAACAACAGAAAAACATATACAGACAATGATGACTCCAAAGACTTTAACTCCACAAG AATTAACGATGGCTATGAGTAAACTTCACGAATctcttgttgctgttgctggtAAATTGCAAGGTGTACATTCGAAAGTACAACAACAAAAGGAACAGTATTTAAACTTTAGAAAATACGTTTTAAAAGATAATACAAACGTTTTTGAAGATATTAAACCAGATGGAAAAATATCTCGAAGTAGTATTGGAAAAATTACGAGTGGTCCTACACCATTTGGTCCAG GAAATAAAAGTTTCCTTTCATCAACAGCACTAAATTCTAACAGACTAGGAAGTTATGAAACACGAAATCCATTAg GAAAAGAGTAA
- the LOC126923595 gene encoding nucleoporin p58/p45 isoform X2 produces the protein MSTFTFGTPTTSSNTSFGFGQNTSAPTLTFGAPSTPATTTGLNFGFNSTPATAAQTQSTGLLLGSNTTTTTTASSLFPAPTTSAPLFGGLSFGTPATTSALTFGAPSATATTGNVTFGAPTTTTSLFGSGNLLGSKLATSGTTTTTSTTNKGLGGLDVSSSNKGFSQANTNPTAAKENIWPPELLQTIEKFKEFVKEQKVLSSDIARGSARPLNRCAEDTASLMELLTTLAGSVQRDRSAADKLKQDTAKALQSSEVAQRTHDTPPGLQYENNAPLLFFMELADSFEHDLLLFRSQIETTEKHIQTMMTPKTLTPQELTMAMSKLHESLVAVAGKLQGVHSKVQQQKEQYLNFRKYVLKDNTNVFEDIKPDGKISRSSIGKITSGPTPFGPGNKSFLSSTALNSNRLGSYETRNPLVWGNTIPTSSATNITLSSSLKPPTASLTFNTPPNLTTPLPMSESNSSFQLQKPPIGNKRGKH, from the exons ATGTCAACGTTTACTTTTGGAACACCTACAACTTCGAGCAACACAAGTTTTGGATTTGGACAAAA TACTTCAGCACCAACATTAACCTTTGGAGCTCCATCCACACCGGCAACAACAACTGGGCTTAATTTTGGATTTAATAGTACACCTGCAACTGCTGCACAGACACAATCGACCGGTTTACTTTTAGGATCAAATACAACTACTACAACTACTGCGAGCAGTTTATTTCCAGCTCCAACTACGTCTGCGCCATTATTTGGTGGACTTTCTTTTGGCACACCAGCAACAACTTCTGCGTTAACATTTGGTGCTCCATCTGCTACAGCTACAACTGGAAATGTTACCTTTGGTGCACCTACTACGACAA CATCGCTTTTTGGTAGTGGTAATTTATTAGGATCAAAATTAGCTACTAGTGGTACTACAACTACCACAAGCACTACCAATAAAGGACTAGGGGGATTAGATGTATCATCAAGTAATAAAGGATTTTCACAAGCAAATACTAATCCAACTGctgctaaagaaaatatttggcCACCGGAATTATTACAGACAATAGAGAAATTCAA AGAGTTTGTGAAAGAACAAAAGGTATTGTCTTCGGATATAGCAAGGGGCTCTGCAAGACCATTAAATCGATGTGCGGAAGATACAGCATCATTGATGGAACTTTTAACAACATTAGCTGGATCAGTTCAACGAGATCGTTCTGCTGCTGATAAGTTGAAACAAGACACAGCAAAAGCATTACAAAGTTCTGAAGTAGCTCAAAGAACGCATGATACTCCACCAGGattacaatatgaaaataatgcaccattattattttttatggaATTGGCTGATAGCTTTGAACATGATTTACTGTTATTTAGATCTCAAATTGAAACAACAGAAAAACATATACAGACAATGATGACTCCAAAGACTTTAACTCCACAAG AATTAACGATGGCTATGAGTAAACTTCACGAATctcttgttgctgttgctggtAAATTGCAAGGTGTACATTCGAAAGTACAACAACAAAAGGAACAGTATTTAAACTTTAGAAAATACGTTTTAAAAGATAATACAAACGTTTTTGAAGATATTAAACCAGATGGAAAAATATCTCGAAGTAGTATTGGAAAAATTACGAGTGGTCCTACACCATTTGGTCCAG GAAATAAAAGTTTCCTTTCATCAACAGCACTAAATTCTAACAGACTAGGAAGTTATGAAACACGAAATCCATTAg TTTGGGGAAATACAATACCAACATCATCTGCTACTAACATTACTCTAAGTTCGTCATTGAAACCACCAACAGCAAGTTTGACCTTTAATACTCCGCCAAATCTTACTACACCTTTACCAATGAGTGAATCAAACTCGAGTTTTCAACTTCAGAAACCTCCTATTGGTAATAAAAGAGGAAAACATTAA
- the LOC126923595 gene encoding nucleoporin p58/p45 isoform X3, with protein MSTFTFGTPTTSSNTSFGFGQKPATGFNVTSTPFGSSTSAPTLTFGAPSTPATTTGLNFGFNSTPATAAQTQSTGLLLGSNTTTTTTASSLFPAPTTSAPLFGGLSFGTPATTSALTFGAPSATATTGNVTFGAPTTTTSLFGSGNLLGSKLATSGTTTTTSTTNKGLGGLDVSSSNKGFSQANTNPTAAKENIWPPELLQTIEKFKEFVKEQKVLSSDIARGSARPLNRCAEDTASLMELLTTLAGSVQRDRSAADKLKQDTAKALQSSEVAQRTHDTPPGLQYENNAPLLFFMELADSFEHDLLLFRSQIETTEKHIQTMMTPKTLTPQELTMAMSKLHESLVAVAGKLQGVHSKVQQQKEQYLNFRKYVLKDNTNVFEDIKPDGKISRSSIGKITSGPTPFGPGNKSFLSSTALNSNRLGSYETRNPLGLAWI; from the exons ATGTCAACGTTTACTTTTGGAACACCTACAACTTCGAGCAACACAAGTTTTGGATTTGGACAAAA ACCTGCAACAGGTTTTAATGTAACTAGTACACCTTTTGGTTCAAGTACTTCAGCACCAACATTAACCTTTGGAGCTCCATCCACACCGGCAACAACAACTGGGCTTAATTTTGGATTTAATAGTACACCTGCAACTGCTGCACAGACACAATCGACCGGTTTACTTTTAGGATCAAATACAACTACTACAACTACTGCGAGCAGTTTATTTCCAGCTCCAACTACGTCTGCGCCATTATTTGGTGGACTTTCTTTTGGCACACCAGCAACAACTTCTGCGTTAACATTTGGTGCTCCATCTGCTACAGCTACAACTGGAAATGTTACCTTTGGTGCACCTACTACGACAA CATCGCTTTTTGGTAGTGGTAATTTATTAGGATCAAAATTAGCTACTAGTGGTACTACAACTACCACAAGCACTACCAATAAAGGACTAGGGGGATTAGATGTATCATCAAGTAATAAAGGATTTTCACAAGCAAATACTAATCCAACTGctgctaaagaaaatatttggcCACCGGAATTATTACAGACAATAGAGAAATTCAA AGAGTTTGTGAAAGAACAAAAGGTATTGTCTTCGGATATAGCAAGGGGCTCTGCAAGACCATTAAATCGATGTGCGGAAGATACAGCATCATTGATGGAACTTTTAACAACATTAGCTGGATCAGTTCAACGAGATCGTTCTGCTGCTGATAAGTTGAAACAAGACACAGCAAAAGCATTACAAAGTTCTGAAGTAGCTCAAAGAACGCATGATACTCCACCAGGattacaatatgaaaataatgcaccattattattttttatggaATTGGCTGATAGCTTTGAACATGATTTACTGTTATTTAGATCTCAAATTGAAACAACAGAAAAACATATACAGACAATGATGACTCCAAAGACTTTAACTCCACAAG AATTAACGATGGCTATGAGTAAACTTCACGAATctcttgttgctgttgctggtAAATTGCAAGGTGTACATTCGAAAGTACAACAACAAAAGGAACAGTATTTAAACTTTAGAAAATACGTTTTAAAAGATAATACAAACGTTTTTGAAGATATTAAACCAGATGGAAAAATATCTCGAAGTAGTATTGGAAAAATTACGAGTGGTCCTACACCATTTGGTCCAG GAAATAAAAGTTTCCTTTCATCAACAGCACTAAATTCTAACAGACTAGGAAGTTATGAAACACGAAATCCATTAg GTCTTGCGTGGATTTAG
- the LOC126923595 gene encoding nucleoporin p58/p45 isoform X5: MSTFTFGTPTTSSNTSFGFGQKPATGFNVTSTPFGSSTSAPTLTFGAPSTPATTTGLNFGFNSTPATAAQTQSTGLLLGSNTTTTTTASSLFPAPTTSAPLFGGLSFGTPATTSALTFGAPSATATTGNVTFGAPTTTTSLFGSGNLLGSKLATSGTTTTTSTTNKGLGGLDVSSSNKGFSQANTNPTAAKENIWPPELLQTIEKFKEFVKEQKVLSSDIARGSARPLNRCAEDTASLMELLTTLAGSVQRDRSAADKLKQDTAKALQSSEVAQRTHDTPPGLQYENNAPLLFFMELADSFEHDLLLFRSQIETTEKHIQTMMTPKTLTPQELTMAMSKLHESLVAVAGKLQGVHSKVQQQKEQYLNFRKYVLKDNTNVFEDIKPDGKISRSSIGKITSGPTPFGPGNKSFLSSTALNSNRLGSYETRNPLE, translated from the exons ATGTCAACGTTTACTTTTGGAACACCTACAACTTCGAGCAACACAAGTTTTGGATTTGGACAAAA ACCTGCAACAGGTTTTAATGTAACTAGTACACCTTTTGGTTCAAGTACTTCAGCACCAACATTAACCTTTGGAGCTCCATCCACACCGGCAACAACAACTGGGCTTAATTTTGGATTTAATAGTACACCTGCAACTGCTGCACAGACACAATCGACCGGTTTACTTTTAGGATCAAATACAACTACTACAACTACTGCGAGCAGTTTATTTCCAGCTCCAACTACGTCTGCGCCATTATTTGGTGGACTTTCTTTTGGCACACCAGCAACAACTTCTGCGTTAACATTTGGTGCTCCATCTGCTACAGCTACAACTGGAAATGTTACCTTTGGTGCACCTACTACGACAA CATCGCTTTTTGGTAGTGGTAATTTATTAGGATCAAAATTAGCTACTAGTGGTACTACAACTACCACAAGCACTACCAATAAAGGACTAGGGGGATTAGATGTATCATCAAGTAATAAAGGATTTTCACAAGCAAATACTAATCCAACTGctgctaaagaaaatatttggcCACCGGAATTATTACAGACAATAGAGAAATTCAA AGAGTTTGTGAAAGAACAAAAGGTATTGTCTTCGGATATAGCAAGGGGCTCTGCAAGACCATTAAATCGATGTGCGGAAGATACAGCATCATTGATGGAACTTTTAACAACATTAGCTGGATCAGTTCAACGAGATCGTTCTGCTGCTGATAAGTTGAAACAAGACACAGCAAAAGCATTACAAAGTTCTGAAGTAGCTCAAAGAACGCATGATACTCCACCAGGattacaatatgaaaataatgcaccattattattttttatggaATTGGCTGATAGCTTTGAACATGATTTACTGTTATTTAGATCTCAAATTGAAACAACAGAAAAACATATACAGACAATGATGACTCCAAAGACTTTAACTCCACAAG AATTAACGATGGCTATGAGTAAACTTCACGAATctcttgttgctgttgctggtAAATTGCAAGGTGTACATTCGAAAGTACAACAACAAAAGGAACAGTATTTAAACTTTAGAAAATACGTTTTAAAAGATAATACAAACGTTTTTGAAGATATTAAACCAGATGGAAAAATATCTCGAAGTAGTATTGGAAAAATTACGAGTGGTCCTACACCATTTGGTCCAG GAAATAAAAGTTTCCTTTCATCAACAGCACTAAATTCTAACAGACTAGGAAGTTATGAAACACGAAATCCATTAg agTAA
- the LOC126923592 gene encoding protein FAM114A2, whose product MATSESDDFESADEEMNHDIPTKRSTQIQQRNLPNTIDSESDDDTEYVPRQPYTNINFGRNKEKYWPTMDTSTNETRGDKDISIKDTRNYEKHEQPIINIDETCEKNEENISTIDSQKVECAQINTGDTDLKVENNNGNIKLRKNKIEVSPEKDVNMDLHSELTVKLNEKEKIQPKGKKLGVKKLGTRVMSSSILMTDIDNIDRHINERDILMTGEDVLSKFSMQDEITESDMPEELKSDKTFKEIFKSEGWEGLEDPIELPEEVIEEKLQPVLKRLSLVAEETSSSSTSWGWGNWGVSSLINTASVGVSTITSHVSQGLTLLEESMALSDEPKSNEEQENQTDNDGKEEQTKEQSSFGFGNLISSVSSITKLVESTGSKVVSGGLDTLEAIGKKTMEVLQEGDPGLKKKRTFFINETDKPNLSQILREAKEKADSTERTMEERQKMRKVHFESLFDDYQGLVHIEALEMLSKQSNIKIQQHLNSLDTNELNSVEKMLEEVEELCALDNDDEYNDEIDEKDLKYKLQEACSDLGINITYEKLHEAFQDSKNYTNSPHNDQETFEHAISVLAQFTALSVERFHKTAELLLIKEHRSTVNETDSLVQLTNILSNQIGILANTYCSILNKLAETSDKPHTIKTNITTILMEASNAGSYIQHAFKLLIPIIEVGAI is encoded by the exons ATGGCAACATCTGAGAGCGATGACTTTGAAAGCGCTGACGAGGAGATGAACCATGATATACCAACAAAAAGAAGTACTCAAATACAACAGCGGAATTTACCAAACACGATAGATTCGGAATCTGATGATGATACGGAATATGTGCCTCGACAACcgtatacaaatataaatttcggtagaaataaagaaaaatattggcCGACAATGGATACGTCAACTAATGAAACAAGAGGTGATAAAGATATCAGTATTAAAGATACACGTAATTATGAGAAGCACGAGCAGCCAATTATCAATATTGACGAAACTTGTGAAAAAAATGAGGAAAACATTTCAACTATCGATTCACAGAAAGTAGAATGTGCACAGATCAACACTGGTGACACAGACTTGAAAGTGGAAAATAATAATGGAAACATAAagttaagaaaaaataaaatagaagtaTCTCCTGAAAAAGATGTTAATATGGACTTACATTCTGAGTTGACAGTTAAgttgaatgaaaaagaaaagattcaACCCAAAGGAAAGAAATTAGGTGTAAAGAAATTAGGAACAAGGGTTATGTCAAGTAGTATTCTTATGACTGATATAGATAACATAGATAGACATATTAATGAAAGGGATATACTGATGACAGGAGAAGATGTGCTTAGTAAATTTTCTATGCAAGATGAAATAACAGAATCTGATATGCCAGAAGAATTGAAATCTGATAAAACattcaaagaaatatttaaatctgAAGGTTGGGAAGGACTTGAAGATCCGATTGAATTACCAGAGGAAGTGATTGAGGAGAAATTGCAACCAGTATTAAAAAGATTATCATTAGTTGCTGAAGAAACAAGTAGCTCATCCACAAGTTGGGGTTGGGGTAATTGGGGTGTAAGTTCTTTAATTAATACAGCTAGTGTTGGAGTTTCTACAATAACTAGCCATGTATCACAAGGACTTACTCTTTTGGAAGAATCAATGGCTTTATCTGATGAACCTAAATCAAATGAAGAACAAGAAAATCAGAcagacaatg ATGGTAAAGAGGAACAGACCAAAGAACAATCTTCTTTCGGGTTTGGAAATCTTATATCAAGTGTATCATCAATAACAAAACTGGTTGAATCAACTGGAAGCAAAGTTGTGAGTGGTGGATTAGATACGTTAGAAGCCATTGGTAAAAAGACAATGGAAGTTTTACAAGAAGGTGATCCAGGCTTAAAGAAAAAGAGGACCTTCTTTATAAATGAAACAGATAAGCCTAATTTATCTCAGATCCTACGAGAAGCTAAAGAAAAAGCGGATAGCACAGAAAGAACAATGGAAGAAAGACAGAAAATGAGAAAAGTACATTTTGAAAGTCTCTTTGATGATTATCAAGGACTTGTTCATATAGAAGCATTAGAAATGTTATCAAAAcaaagtaatattaaaatacaacAGCATTTGAATAGCTTAGATACAAATGAATTAAATTCTGTTGAAAAAATGTTGGAAGAAGTTGAAGAATTATGTGCATTAGATAATGATGATGAATACAATGATGAAATAGATGAGAAAGActtgaaatataaattacaagaaGCTTGCAGCGATCTTGGAATTAACATTACATATGAAAAGTTACACGAG GCTTTTCAAGATTCTAAAAATTATACTAATTCACCACATAATGATCAAGAAACTTTTGAACATGCTATTTCAGTTTTGGCACAATTTACAGCATTATCTGTAGAAAGGTTTCATAAAACTGCAGAATTACTTTTAATCAAAGAACATCGAAGCACTGTTAATGAAACTGATTCACTAGTTCAGTTAACAAATATTCTGTCTAATCAAATTGGAATATTAGCTAATACTTACTGTAGTATTTTAAATAAGCTTGCAGAAACTTCAGATAAACCTCATACTATTAAAACTAATATAACAACGATTCTCATGGAG gcTTCAAATGCAGGTTCTTACATTCAACATGCCTTCAAATTGTTGATTCCCATCATAGAAGttggtgctatataa